In the Myxosarcina sp. GI1 genome, TTTAGTTAAAAGTTACAGATTATTACTTTGTTTTTAATAAAAGAGACTGTGGTGACGTTCATCTTTTATGTTTTATCTTGGTTGATGCATTTTCGCATCCACCAAACTAGATAATACAAAAATATTGTTGTCAACAAAGGAGAGCTCAATGCTTGACGCTTTTTCCAGATCCGTAGTTAGTGCTGATAGCAAAACTGCTTGCATTGGTGGTGAAGAACTACAATCTCTAAAAAACTTTATTTCCGAAGGTAACAAACGTTTAGACGCAGTTAATACTATTGCTAGTAATGCTAGCTGTATCGTTTCCGATGCTGTAGCAGGAATCGTTTGCGAAAACCAGGGTTTGATTCAACCAGGCGGAAACTGCTATCCCAACCGTCGCATGGCTGCTTGCTTGCGCGATGGCGAAATCATTCTTCGCTATATCACTTACGCTTTGCTAGCTGGTGATGCTTCTGTGTTAGAAGATCGTTGTTTGAATGGTTTAAAAGAAACCTACACTGCTCTTGGCGTACCCCTTCAGTCTTCTGGTCGCGCTGTGGCAATTATGAAAGCATCTGCGATCGCTCACATCAACAACACCAACACTGAAGAGCAAGCTGGTAAAAGATTCCGCAGAATGGAAATGAAGGACGGCGATTGTTCGGCAATCAGTTCTGAAGCTGCTAGCTATTTCGATCGCGTAATTTCTGGTCTTAGCTAGTTTGTGGAGGCTATGGGAACGATCTGCAAAAGATATACCTAATTGCCAATTGCCAGTTTAATTTTGTTAAAAAGTTATTGATGGAGAAATCTAGATTATGAAATCTGTTGTTACCACAGTCGTATCTGCTGCTGATGCCGCAGGACGCTTCCCCAGTTCCTCTGACCTACAGTCAGTTCAAGGAAGCTTACAGCGTTCTGCCGCCCGTATGGAGGCTGCTGAAAAGCTTGCAAGCGGTATCGACAAAGTCGCTCAAGAAGCTTACGACGTAGTATTTAAAAAATATTCCTACCTCACCGATTCGGGTGAAGCAGGAGATACTCAAGTTAAAAAAGATAAGTGCATGCGCGATATCAAGCACTACATGCGTCTAATTAACTACTGTCTAATTGTCGGTGGTACTGGTCCTTTAGACGAATGGGGTATTGCAGGACAGCGCGAAGTATATCGCTCTTTGAACCTTCCTACAGGTCCTTACGTCGAAGCTATGCGCTATACTCGCGATCGCGCTTGCGCTCCTCGCGACTTATCAGAGCAGGCTTTAGTAGAATTCCGCTACTACCTAGACTATGTAATCGAGTCTTTATCTTAAAAGATAAAAGTAACGTGCTAAAAGCATTATTTTTAGTGCGATCGAATAATTGATTCATGTCAATGAAGGCTCTCGATCTGTTGCTTTGACCGCTAGTTGTGGCTAAATTCGTTGTTTTCAACGAAATAGTTTATAACCTAACAACGGTTTGAGTTGCAGCCTGAGAGCCTTCATTATTTTTTGCTAGTATTTAATAGCTTTAAATGGAATAAAGTTCTGGCTCCAGTAAGATTTAAACTCACCCACATTTTTTATGACCACCGACTCTCTATTTGAAAGATTAAAACATCCCAATCCTAATTTGAGAAAAAAAGCAATGAGGGAATTAGCTGCGGCTCGTGACGAAAATACCATACCTCGCCTGATGAGTATTTTAAGTGAGGAAGATGTCACCTATCGTCGTACGGCGGTCAAGACTTTGGGAGTAATTGGTACTGACGCAGTACCTTTTGTTGTAAAATCTTTATTGAATAGTGATAATGTTACGGTAAAGTCTAGCTGTGCTAAAGCTCTAGCTCAAATATCCGCACATCATCCCGATCTGCCTTTTCCCGAGGAAGGTATTATAGGTTTAAAACAGGCACTTGACGATCCCAACCCTATAGTTAATATTCCTGCTGTAATGGCACTAGGAGAAATTGGCACTACTGCTTTTGAGATTTTAGTTGAGACTCTCAACACTACCGACAATTTAGCAGTAGCCGTAGCCATTCTCAATGCTCTTGGTTCTATGGGAGATAGCCGTGCCATTGAAGTGTTGAGTAATTTAAGTCAAGACGAAACTGCCGATACTTATATCCGTGAGTCTGCTACTAGTGCCTTATCCCGTTTAGAAATGGTCATTCAATATAACACAAAAGATCGAAGCTAATTTTCTAAATAAGAAGCTAAAAAATTCCAACAGATATCTAGATTTAACGGAACACTAGTTTTGTTTGCAAACTAAGACTCGTGTAAAATATTGCCGTTGCTAACTTAAGATAGAGGAGAGAAAAGCAGTTTATTTAGTAGCATTAACATTGAAAAGCAAACATACTTCTTATATTATAACTACCATACCGTCTTACTTAAATGTCACAGAGCTTGCAATCCCATCATGAAAAGATTTTAGTAATTGACGATCGAGAAGATAATTTACAATTGCTTTCAATGTTACTTGACTTATATGGATACCAAGTCAAGTTAGTAAGTAGCGGTAGCCTGGCTCTCGAACAGATTAAGATAGCACCACCCGACCTCATTTTGCTAGATATAAGTATGCCTGAAATGAGCGGCTATGAAGTATGTAGACTACTTAAAAACAATCCCCATACTAACAATATTCCCGTAATTTTTATTAGTGCATCGACCGAAGCTCTAGACAAAATAGAAGCTTTTGAGTCTGGTGGTAGCGATTATATTACCAAGCCTTTTCAAGTAGAAGAAGTTATCGCCAGAGTTAAAAATCAATTAGAACTATATCGCTTACAAACAGAACTAAAAGTAAAAAATTCAAGTTTAGAACACGAAATTCGTCAGCGACAAGCAGTTGAAAGTAAATTATTAGAATTAAATCAAAAATTGAGTGCTTTGGCTACTCTCGATGGTTTGACTCAAGTAGCTAACCGTCGTCGTTTTGATGAGTTTTTCGAGCGAGAATGGCGGCGTTTGCAAAGAGAAAAACTGCCTCTCGCTATAATTCTTTGTGACATCGATCATTTCAAACGATACAATGACTATTTCGGTCATCAAGCAGGAGATGAATGTTTGAAGCAAGTTGCTCGCACTATATTTAATGCAGTCAATCGTCCTGCCGATTTAGTTGCTCGCTACGGGGGAGAAGAATTTGTGGTAATTCTACCCAAGACAATAGGTAAAAATGCTCTGAATGTAGCAGAAAAAATTCGTTTAAGTGTTGAAAAACTAAAGTTAAACCATCCTCAATCTTCTGCCAGTCAATATGTCTCTCTTAGTTTGGGAGTAGCAAGTGTCGTTCCCAGTCCGAGCTACAACCGAGTACAGCTTTTAGAAGCTGCCGATCGCTGTCTTTACGAAGCAAAAGAACGCGGACGCAATCGCGCAGTATTGCGAACGATAGATTGAGGTGTTCGACTTTGTATGGCTATAAAAGAACTGGCTAAATCAATACAAAATGCGATCGCCTAAAAAAAATATAGATACTACTTTTTCCAGGGTAATTTGGTTCCCATTTCTGTAAGTGCCGAGAATACGAGATAGAGAATCAGAACGGCTACGCCTGCAAAAAACAATATCAAATCCTGGTTCATCGATTGTCCGCTATAAACTTGTTAGATGTTTTTTTAAGTACTTATGGGAAATTAATTACATAGCGATCGCCAAAAAAACGGAGAATATGTTCAATTAGCTTTTATGTCCTGTTTTGATGATAGCCCTTATAAGAAACTAAAAAGCATTTTTACCGCTTAGATCTACCCATTCTTAATTTACTCGTATAAATTGGTAGCGATAAATTTGTTTTGGTGAAAAAACTTTCATGGCTACCAACCCAATAGTTACCCAACCTCTTAAAGATCTGGTTGTTGCTGAAAACGCTGCCAATACCACGCTCAATCTATTACAGTATTTTGACGATCCTTTTACTACAGGTCAGGTAGCACGTTTTGTACTTGGCGATCGCTCTTTAGGCAATAATGGCGTAACCGATGTACTATTGTTCGACCAAGCTGATGAGGGTGCGCCTCAGACAGTAGAAAACTTTATTAACTACGTCAACGATGGTGATTATGCCAATTCCATCATCCATCGTTCTATTCCCGACTTTGTAATTCAGGGGGGAGGATTTACAGTTGAAAATCTGGCAATAGAACCAATTCCCACCGATCCCCCTGTAGCCAATGAATTTAGTGCCGATAGGTCTAATGTCAGAGGAACTATTGCAATGGCAAAATTGGGCAGCGATCCCAATAGTGCTACCAGCCAATGGTTTTTTAATCTAGCAGATAATTCAGCTAATCTTGACAGTCAAAATAGTGGATTTACCGTTTTTGGCGAGGTACTGAGTGAAGAATATTTAGCTACCGTCGATGCTATAGCCGAACTCCCTGTGTTTGACGGCAGCAGTTTTTTTGGTCAGCCCGCTCTAACCGATTTACCTCTAAATATAGAAGATACAGATAATCCTACTGTAGATGATGACAGCGATTTAGTACGCTTTAATAATGTTACTCTACGACAAGAAGATGAACTTGAATTTGAGGTCGTCAGTAACTCCAATCCCGACTTAGTAAACGTAACGGTTGATGAAGGCAAACTCGATCTCGATTATGCCGAAGATATTGCTGGTGAAGCAGAAATTATAATTCGAGCTACGGATTTGCTTGGAGATTCTGTGGAAGAAACTTTTGAAGTGACGGTAACTCCAAACTTGGGTTCGACAGTATATCGCTTTCTCAATCAAGATACGGGAACCCATCTGTATACTACTTCTGAAGCGGAACGACAAAATATAATAGACAACTTGCCTAACTATACTTCCGAAGGAAAATCTTATGTTAGCGTCGATCCTCTAACAGGAGATCCAGAACCCCAAACAGTATATCGCTTTCTCAATCGGGATACGGGTACTCATTTATATACTACTTCTGAAGTAGAAAAAGAGTCAGTAGAAGAGAACTTAAGCAACTTCAATCTAGAAAGTGAATCATTTGCTGCTTACGAAGAACAGCAGCCAGGAACGATTCCAGTCTATCGTTTTTATAATACCGAGACGGGAGCGCATTTTTACACCCCCTCAGTTGTAGAACGAGATTTTGTTAGAGAAAATTTACTTAACTATGACTCTGAGGGAATTGCTTACTATGCCTTTGGCGTATCTGAATAAGATTACTAGCGTCGTATGGCTGTAAAATGAACCAGAGTCATTGATTTTAACGAGTTACTGTTGATATATGCAACCAAAGTCGAGTAATTTTTGGTATCTAAACTACTGCTAAAGCTTCTTTCCCGTGCTGTCGCAACAGCTCCATCATTTCGTCGCGGTAGTCGTGAAAAATAGAATGACGTTTGACGATGGGAGTGCGATTGGGCAGATTAACAGTAACTACCTTTCTTACCGTACCGGGACGAGAACCCAAGGCAAAGATCCGATTTGAGAGAAAAACGGCTTCCTCGACATCATGGGTAATCATAAAAATAGTAATGCCCGTGCGCTGCCAAAGATCGAGCATGAATTCGTGCATCGATTCTTTAGTATGGATATCCAAAGCACCAAACGGTTCGTCCATCAACAGTACTTTTGGTTCGGAGACTAGGGCGCGAGCGATCGCCACTCGTTGTTTCATTCCACCCGATAGCTCATTCGGCAAGGATTGAGCAAATTTAGCGAGTCCCACGACGCTCAAATAATAGCTAGCTTGCTCTCTACGAATCTTGCCAGGGACGCTTTGTAGCTTGAGTCCAAATTCGGTATTTTCCTGTACGCTCATCCAGGGATAAAGGGTGTAGTGTTGAAACACCATGCCGCGATCGGGTCCAGGTCCTTTGATGGTTTTGCCATCAAGCTTGACCTCGCCGCTGGTTGGACTATCTAAGCCAGCAATCTGTCGCAATAAGGTAGATTTGCCAGAACCAGATGCTCCTACAGCACAAACAAATTCGCTTTTATCGATGGAAATGTTGATATCTTTGAGAACTACCAAGTTTCCTTTCTTGGTATTGAAATGTTTATTGAGTTTATTAATTTCTAGAAACATTGCTCGAAACCTCCACTTAAGGATTTAGTTAACTTTTTTCAACGCTTCTGACTTGCCCACTTACAGGAAACTTTTAAAAGAT is a window encoding:
- a CDS encoding bleomycin hydrolase, producing the protein MLDAFSRSVVSADSKTACIGGEELQSLKNFISEGNKRLDAVNTIASNASCIVSDAVAGIVCENQGLIQPGGNCYPNRRMAACLRDGEIILRYITYALLAGDASVLEDRCLNGLKETYTALGVPLQSSGRAVAIMKASAIAHINNTNTEEQAGKRFRRMEMKDGDCSAISSEAASYFDRVISGLS
- a CDS encoding bleomycin hydrolase: MKSVVTTVVSAADAAGRFPSSSDLQSVQGSLQRSAARMEAAEKLASGIDKVAQEAYDVVFKKYSYLTDSGEAGDTQVKKDKCMRDIKHYMRLINYCLIVGGTGPLDEWGIAGQREVYRSLNLPTGPYVEAMRYTRDRACAPRDLSEQALVEFRYYLDYVIESLS
- a CDS encoding HEAT repeat domain-containing protein — encoded protein: MTTDSLFERLKHPNPNLRKKAMRELAAARDENTIPRLMSILSEEDVTYRRTAVKTLGVIGTDAVPFVVKSLLNSDNVTVKSSCAKALAQISAHHPDLPFPEEGIIGLKQALDDPNPIVNIPAVMALGEIGTTAFEILVETLNTTDNLAVAVAILNALGSMGDSRAIEVLSNLSQDETADTYIRESATSALSRLEMVIQYNTKDRS
- a CDS encoding diguanylate cyclase; protein product: MSQSLQSHHEKILVIDDREDNLQLLSMLLDLYGYQVKLVSSGSLALEQIKIAPPDLILLDISMPEMSGYEVCRLLKNNPHTNNIPVIFISASTEALDKIEAFESGGSDYITKPFQVEEVIARVKNQLELYRLQTELKVKNSSLEHEIRQRQAVESKLLELNQKLSALATLDGLTQVANRRRFDEFFEREWRRLQREKLPLAIILCDIDHFKRYNDYFGHQAGDECLKQVARTIFNAVNRPADLVARYGGEEFVVILPKTIGKNALNVAEKIRLSVEKLKLNHPQSSASQYVSLSLGVASVVPSPSYNRVQLLEAADRCLYEAKERGRNRAVLRTID
- a CDS encoding peptidylprolyl isomerase codes for the protein MATNPIVTQPLKDLVVAENAANTTLNLLQYFDDPFTTGQVARFVLGDRSLGNNGVTDVLLFDQADEGAPQTVENFINYVNDGDYANSIIHRSIPDFVIQGGGFTVENLAIEPIPTDPPVANEFSADRSNVRGTIAMAKLGSDPNSATSQWFFNLADNSANLDSQNSGFTVFGEVLSEEYLATVDAIAELPVFDGSSFFGQPALTDLPLNIEDTDNPTVDDDSDLVRFNNVTLRQEDELEFEVVSNSNPDLVNVTVDEGKLDLDYAEDIAGEAEIIIRATDLLGDSVEETFEVTVTPNLGSTVYRFLNQDTGTHLYTTSEAERQNIIDNLPNYTSEGKSYVSVDPLTGDPEPQTVYRFLNRDTGTHLYTTSEVEKESVEENLSNFNLESESFAAYEEQQPGTIPVYRFYNTETGAHFYTPSVVERDFVRENLLNYDSEGIAYYAFGVSE
- a CDS encoding ABC transporter ATP-binding protein; the encoded protein is MFLEINKLNKHFNTKKGNLVVLKDINISIDKSEFVCAVGASGSGKSTLLRQIAGLDSPTSGEVKLDGKTIKGPGPDRGMVFQHYTLYPWMSVQENTEFGLKLQSVPGKIRREQASYYLSVVGLAKFAQSLPNELSGGMKQRVAIARALVSEPKVLLMDEPFGALDIHTKESMHEFMLDLWQRTGITIFMITHDVEEAVFLSNRIFALGSRPGTVRKVVTVNLPNRTPIVKRHSIFHDYRDEMMELLRQHGKEALAVV